The Entelurus aequoreus isolate RoL-2023_Sb linkage group LG04, RoL_Eaeq_v1.1, whole genome shotgun sequence nucleotide sequence TAATGTTTACATTGGTTTAATGAGGAAGCCGCTGAAAGTGCTGAGTCGGCTCTGGTCGAAAATACTCTTGTTGACCCACAAGGTGACCCATAGCCTGTCTCCCACCTCCAGTTCCAGCGTCATCCCGTTGGTGACGCTGTTGTACGGGCCCTTTGTGTCAAAGATGGCAAACATGTTGTCGCCGTTCTTTATCACCGCTGCGTTCAGGGACCCAGAGTTACCCACGGAGCCGGTGAAGATGACGAAGTATAGGCCCTTGACGGGGGCTGTGAAAATACCTGCAGGGGTACAGTCACGCCATTGTTAGCGTGCCCTGGTGGTGCTGACTTAAAGATGTCATCAGCATCAGCAGATGTCATTGTGCTAGCTTACAACAGCTGTCAAGAAATGCTGTGCGAGTTAGCTGACATTGTACCTGTGATAGGGTCATATCCGTGACCCACATTGGTCACCACCCTCTTGAAGACCAGCGTGGTGTCTGTGTTGAAGGGTCCCAAGTGGGTCCAATCTGTGGAAGTGACCAGCGCCGCTGAAAATGCCACCGTATATTTGCCTGCAAGGTGACACATGAGGTGTTAGGGCATATATCAAGACCACTCGTAATACCTTTAGTCTTTCTGATCTACCTGCTTCTGCGGCATCCCTCTCCAGCTTGTCCACGCGTTCCTCCAGATTCTGCAGGAGGACATATTGTTCTTTGTCATTCCTCAAGTACTCGTTGTCCACCATTATCTGAGCATGAAGCCCAATGAGGACGCACAACAACAGCGCCGCTCTGAACCACATGCATGCCATTGCTTCACTGCGGAGGACGGTGGACTCGCTCTGTCCACAATGCTGGACCAACATGTGGACTCTGAACAATTGTTTGAAAACATTTGCGAAGCAAAGTCCATCCAGAAGCTTCCATATATCATACAATGTTACTAACTGGCTAATGTGGCTAGAAGCTATTACTTCTAATTACACATTGTCACATAATTACAGTTTATAcatattataacatagatttagaATTTTTACACAATGGACATTTTATCAAAGGTAATCTTGAATGAAGCAgccaaaattgattaaaatagACTTTGACTCTAGTAAACGTCTGAAAGTTGCTTCATATGATGTACTTACTAAAAAGTATAATCTTTAAAGGGAAACTGGACTTTTTCTGAAattgtgcctatcatttacaatccttatctGAGACAAGAAAACGTAAAGCTTTCTTTTCTGCACATTCGGAATAATAAAAAACAGAAATTTAGTTGATGGGGATTTGATTTGTTCTGCCTattaagccctctaaaaaaatcaTAGAACCTACAACGTTGTACATATATGCTGTAAGTAATGTGAAAAcagcacattcatgataacaagTAATATTTACAATAGTTTGGTAATTTTAAACATTACACTATAACTTATTTTCTGgacacattgatttcacagagcgcattGCACAAAACGCTACTTCCTTCAAGAACAACAACTACcattaatcatggcagacttggtgggAGATAACAACGACTACTCTAGGATAAATGATGATCCAACATTTTGGagcctgaatatactgaggatgagctAAAAGTTTTAGAACCTGGGTGCGAAGCAGATCATGCCAGagccgtgtatagagagagtatggccaactcggtttcaaaaGGACCACTTAGTAGGTCCCCAACATGGCACCCTGGTAACGTGAAAGGCTTTTGACCTATTTAGAGAGAGTACGGCCAGACAATCTCCTAAATGATTGGACAAAAGTCCCTCACATGACTATGGGGCCACTCTGATAAATGTTTTGCCCCTTGTAATCAAAATGTTAGAATTTGAGAAAGTACATTTTTATATTCTCACAAAATGAATATATTAGAAGTTGACAAAACTATTGGCAATAGCGGAATATCCCCCAAAAAGGAACACCAAAAAGTATCAgcttccctctgtccctctgcAGTGTTCACAGGCtatgcagcacacacacacacacacacacaaacgcacacacccCATCCCTCAGCCCTCAGTAAACATCCAATCACTGCAACAGTATGCAAATAAGCCACTGTCAAGAGCCATTAGAGTTTGAAGGAGCAGCACATGGGTGAGTGCCCACGTTATGGAGTGAAATTACCCTGAAAACT carries:
- the LOC133648790 gene encoding complement C1q tumor necrosis factor-related protein 3-like, translated to MLVQHCGQSESTVLRSEAMACMWFRAALLLCVLIGLHAQIMVDNEYLRNDKEQYVLLQNLEERVDKLERDAAEAGKYTVAFSAALVTSTDWTHLGPFNTDTTLVFKRVVTNVGHGYDPITGIFTAPVKGLYFVIFTGSVGNSGSLNAAVIKNGDNMFAIFDTKGPYNSVTNGMTLELEVGDRLWVTLWVNKSIFDQSRLSTFSGFLIKPM